In Tachysurus fulvidraco isolate hzauxx_2018 chromosome 1, HZAU_PFXX_2.0, whole genome shotgun sequence, a single window of DNA contains:
- the tex9 gene encoding testis-expressed protein 9, translating into MADSSRPASQGAKKPLSSGSQRPPSATRPTKNPASASVKKPAEMDLLAKEEEYKRLNAELEAKRAELVRQAEEVMKEQNEVLSKPISNHLSLNIADDSEEFGDMTSARPSTAKVVTEKKSKKPLNLNRPPSAPRKTAQKKIPSVVDDVAVPEDFSDFSLAKTISNLESKVNDDVTDEQPEDDIMPSAGDEMGAEAQIRFLKAKLRVMEEELNRLSHDCNKKDEENGVLSSKLKEVEEDRVRLQRTTNMQQTQLEKHRALNDDVNRTCDGLRNQVTALQKELEGMKRAQKQASSSNNATQVRLNRALEEAERSKAELNKLKQSSRDSANQEQQKIEALQAENKKLEKQKAELITGFKKQLKLIDILKRQKMHYEAARMMSFTEEEFTRALDWSKS; encoded by the exons ATGGCGGACAGCTCTAGACCCGCGTCTCAGGGG GCCAAAAAACCTCTGAGCTCCGGTTCTCAAAGGCCTCCATCTGCAACAAGACCTACAAAAAATCCTGCTTCTGCTTCAGTGAAGAAGCCAGCTGAAATGGACTTGCTGGCTAAAGAAGAGGAATACAA GAGACTTAATGCAGAACTGGAGGCTAAAAGAGCCGAGCTGGTGAGGCAGGCAGAGGAAGTTATG AAAGAACAGAACGAGGTGCTGTCGAAGCCCATCTCAAACCACCTGAGCCTCAATATTGCAGACGACTCTGAGGAATTTGG agacaTGACCTCAGCACGACCATCAACAGCAAAG GTCGTGACGGAGAAAAAGTCTAAAAAACCATTAAATCTGAACAGACCACCATCAGCTCCCAGAAAGACAGCACA AAAAAAGATCCCCTCGGTCGTGGATGACGTCGCGGTGCCGGAGGATTTTTCCGATTTCTCATTGGCTAAGACTATAAGCAACCTGGAGAGCAAAGTAAACGATGACGTCACAGACGAGCAACCGGAGGACGACATCATGCCGAGCGCCGGTGATGAGATGGGTGCAG AGGCTCAGATTCGCTTCCTGAAGGCCAAACTCCGAGTGATGGAGGAAGAGTTAAACAGACTCTCGCACGACTGCAACAAGAAG GACGAGGAGAATGGAGTGTTGAGCAGTAAGCtgaaggaggtggaggaggatcGAGTCAGACTCCAGAGGACCACCAACATGCAGCAGACGCAGTTAGAGAAGCACAGAGCGCTGAATGACGACGTTAACAGGACATGCGACGGCCTGCGCAATCAAGTCACCGCGTTACAGAAG GAGTTGGAGGGAATGAAAAGGGCTCAGAAGCAGGCGTCCAGCAGCAACAATGCCACACAGGTGAGACTGAACCGAGCTCTGGAGGAGGCTGAGAGGAGCAAAGCTGAACTCAACAAGCTGAAACAGAGCAGCAGG GACTCGGCGAATCAGGAGCAGCAGAAGATCGAAGCTTTACAAGCCGAGAATAAAAAGCTGGAGAAACAGAAAGCTGAACTCATCACAGGCTTTAAGAAGCAGCTCAAGCTTATCGATATTTTAAAAAGGCAAAAG ATGCACTACGAGGCAGCGAGGATGATGTCCTTTACCGAGGAGGAGTTTACGAGGGCTCTGGACTGGAGCAAatcgtaa